A DNA window from Malus domestica chromosome 12, GDT2T_hap1 contains the following coding sequences:
- the LOC103423358 gene encoding uncharacterized protein, with translation MGGGGGGSKKILVGLVLVMFLGIAVYLRLWTIDYSISSDEADLLRRQFDLANREAMDESAEWRLKYDEEAEKATKCMNQLKQIKALFGEGDGNAATVNQKLLNLQKESMALVKRMEALKQELEAEKLKCSVQ, from the exons ATGGGGGGCGGAGGTGGAGGGAGCAAGAAAATACTGGTGGGTTTGGTTCTGGTCATGTTTCTAGGAATTGCCGTCTACTTGCGGCTTTGGACCATCGACTATTCCATTTCTTCCGACGAAGCCGACCTCCTCAG GCGGCAGTTCGACCTTGCGAATAGGGAAGCAATGGATGAATCTGCTGAGTGGAGGCTGAAATACGATGAAGAAGCCGAGAAGGCTACCAAGTGTATGAATCAACTCAAACAG ATAAAGGCGTTGTTTGGGGAGGGTGATGGAAATGCTGCTACCGTCAACCAGAAATTGTTGAATCTACAAAAG GAAAGTATGGCCTTAGTAAAACGGATGGAAGCCTTGAAACAAGAGCTTGAGGCTGagaagctgaagtgcagcgtTCAATAG
- the LOC103450120 gene encoding protein S40-4-like has translation MASRKSSFYGKPSSIFPAPSTDDSPIGSDGLFEFDEADIGNSSSSPVAESKKSSVPSRREPKKMGRKMMVMSMSVAEMGGAAKVVTSSSLPVNIPDWSEILKEGYKEQRTLESGEDGGGDFYGADDDNDSGYGRVPPHEYLARMRGASFSVHEGIGRTLKGRDLRRVRNAIWEKVGFED, from the coding sequence ATGGCGTCGAGGAAGTCCTCCTTTTATGGAAAACCCAGTTCCATTTTTCCAGCCCCGTCGACGGACGACAGCCCAATTGGCTCGGATGGGCTATTCGAGTTCGACGAGGCGGATATCGGGAACTCGTCATCCAGCCCAGTTGCAGAGTCCAAGAAGAGCTCAGTTCCCAGCCGCAGAGAGCCGAAGAAAATGGGGAGGAAGATGATGGTGATGAGCATGAGCGTGGCGGAGATGGGTGGCGCCGCCAAGGTGGTGACGTCATCATCGTTGCCGGTGAACATTCCGGACTGGTCCGAGATTCTCAAGGAGGGTTACAAAGAGCAGAGGACGCTGGAAAGTGGTGAAGACGGCGGTGGGGATTTCTACGGTGCCGACGACGACAACGACAGCGGGTATGGGAGGGTCCCACCTCACGAGTACTTGGCGAGGATGAGAGGGGCTTCGTTTTCTGTTCACGAAGGGATTGGGAGGACTCTGAAAGGCAGAGATTTGAGGAGGGTGAGAAACGCAATTTGGGAAAAAGTTGGGTTCGAAGATTAG